One Malassezia vespertilionis chromosome 6, complete sequence genomic window, GCATGGTGGTTCGGCGGAGGCTGTGACCTCACTCCGAACTACCTTATTCCTGAGGACGCGCGATACTTCCACGAGCAGATCAAATCTTCGCTTGAGATGCAGGACCCCGCTTTTTATCCTGCATGGAAAAAATGGTGCGATAAGTACTTCTGGATCGTACATCGCAAAGAGAGCCGtggcgtcggcggcgtATTCTTTGACGACCTCACCCTCCCGTCCTGGAGCAAAGGCAAGAAGAGTTTCATTCCATTGTACAATGGGGAGAAGAGCGTTGATACACAGCTTGTTggcgccaagcagcacgaCGAGAACACGCTGTTTGAGGCCGTCCAAGCGGTTGGCAACACGTTTATCCCCGCCTACCTTACcattgtgcagcgccgcaaagacTTGTTGTTCAACCATTTCAACAAGGACTGGCAGCGTCTTCGCCGGGGTCGTTACGCCGAGTTCAACTTGGTGTACGACCGCGGCACCAAGTTTGGACTCCAGACtcctggcgcgcgcatggaGAGTATACTGATGAGTCTTCCGCCCCAGGCTACGTGGAAATACATGGACGCCATTTCTGGCACTGGACGTGAACAGTCTGAGGCTGCGACCAAATTTAGCATCGAGCAAGACCGCGCCTTTCCTCCCGAGGAAGTCGAGGCACGCCGCAAGATGCAGGCCACATTGGAAAACCCCCAGCAATGGGTGTAACTGGCTTAGCCTCTCTTTTCTATAGGCCACGTAACGAAACAAACCACGTCACCATTCAAAGCGTGCTACATATATTAATACGACATGGGCTGCATCAAGCTCGATTTGCCACCTGCAGGCCTTGGCGGCACGGCCGGCGTACCAGCATTCGTGCCGGAGGCTTGGTTGCGCAAATTTTCTGCGGCACGTTCGCGCATATCTTGGGTAAGCGGCCATAGCATACACACATTTCTCAAATAGGCTCGCATTGCGCCAGTTTGTCTTCCAAACGGCCAAACCGATATCGCCAACAATGGGCACGAGACCAAGACCAATAGAGACACTATTATTCGCCAGCATCTGATTGATGAGTGAAGACGGAATACTAAAGGTAAGCAAAGCGTACGACGTACTTGTCAACTTGTTTGCACTTTTTTATAATCAGGTTGTAATtaagcagcgcatccaccAGGTCCCCCGCAAGCGGAATCAGGCCGATAAGAAACGTCCATCCGAATCGCATACCACAGATGTTAAACCCCTTGTCAAGATAGTGTGCACGACGCAGAACCTTGCGCAAAATCTTTTCCTCCTTGCGCGTAAGTCCTTGCGGTAGGGGACGCTAGTGTGAGCGACAGTGGCGTCAtaccttgcggcgcttttgtTTGCCATTATGTTCGTACGTCTCATAGTACGGATCCTGTATGTCAGCAAAGTATACTGCATACCTCAGGCTCAAACCTTTTGCTAAAATTGTCAACATATTTTTTTGCAAAGGTGCTGCCCGTAGCGGTTAGGATCTGCGCCATGATGGAGGACGGGACGGGACGAGCTGGTTTGCTTGGCCGTGTTGGGCCGTGCCTACTCCACATGAACAAACAACAACTTAAGTAAAAACGTACGGAACAACAAAGAAAAATTATGGAAGGAAGGAAGGGGGACGCAGCTAGCACAGATCCTCGACTTTGACCAACAGACGGCGAACATTGCTTACCGCATGCTCGATTTTCTGGTCGTCATCGCTGACAGACTTGAGCGACGTACGGAGCTTAgggagcgcgtcgctgagCGTCCTTTTAAGGACTTGCAGCTccttggcgccgccgcactcGTCAAAATTTTTACGCGCACGTAGCATGTGCTGTGTTTGGATGGTACTTTCATCGTGGGCGGCGACTATGGTGAGCTGCCACGGGGGTACGTACCTAGCACCGCCAGAAGGAAAAAGAGGATTGTGCAGTACGAGTATGCTTGCATTGCGGGGAGTCCCAATGCGGACGCTTCTTATATATTTTTTCCTTGCATGCATCATTTCCTCATCTCCGTCTAGAAAGTCGTGCCAGATCCGCATCTGTCCACGTCCTATCCTGTCCAGCACCCACTAGCAGAGCAAGTGGAGGGAGTCCAATACCTTGACCAGCATCTGGATCATTGGGCCAACTTCGGGGTGTCCAATGGCAGATAGCACAGTCGTGAGCACTGGTAAGATCAGCATGATTGCGCCCTCAATCTGCTTGACGACCTCTGTGGCTTCACCGCACATTTCTTTCTGCGCCTTGACCTGCAGAGCCGCTGCAGATTCGTGGGCCATCGCCATACCTGGAGTTAACACACGCAATGATACCCACCGAGCATGGTGAAAAAGAGAGTAAAAACAAGAATCAACTTCATGGTGGGGCTTTTCTTGCAAACGCGGCGCTTAAATATTTTTTACTGGGGACGCAGGGCCCTGCGTCATGCAGCAACGTCGCAATTGTCTAATCAAGAACTATGATTGTGACACAGCATACTGGTGCTGCGCTTCCCGAATGCACTGGATCCAATACACGGGATCGCCCGAGGGATCGTGGAAAATATGTTGCCGTGCAGGTGTATGCACCACAAAGCCTTTTGAGCCGCGCGGTTCGACGTCCAACAGCCAGTTGGTATGGTCCGTAGAAAatgctgcacgcgcctctGCATCTCGTCTTTCGTGCGTACCCGTATCGGGGCGAATGCCCATAACCGAATTCCAACGATTGAGTGCGCCAGCACCCCTGGACCCCATTTTTGAAAAGCTCCTCGAGATGGTCTGTTGCCATGTCCCCGAAGGCAAAGACGGTTGGCGCTTAAGCGAAGTGCCATGGTCCTTTCGCGAAGATGTGCTATGCTGTGATCGTGTTCTTGCAAGCGGCACGGATTCAGATGCGGCAGAATACGCAGGAATCGGCCGTAGAATTACTTCGCAAAGCACATTTAGCGTACGGGCCCCTTCTCGGACACAGAGCAGGCGCGGATAGCTCGTGAGAAGCAACTGGCAACGCTTGACGAACATGCTCCCTGCACCTGTGCGCCGGAGCACGATAGGGCTGGAAAAATTGACTACCTCGTGCAAGAGAAGTAAATCGTCGTACAGTTCCGTTATAAAGGTAGTCCGCTCTTCAAGCCTTCGTTCCGAGCCGCTTAATGGTGATGAAGTGCCCGTATGCGTGCCGTGTTGTATGTATGCAGTTGGTGCTGCTCTTGTCACATTTGGTGTGCGGCTGTGTGTCAAGCTGGTAGAGCGCGACTCGCAGGAAGTAGAGATAGACTCTTCGTCGGCGCTGACGCCACTTTGCGTAAAACGCGTCTCAGAGTGTCGTGGTTTGTCATCGAGTGTATGCGTGCGGTTTAGCTCCTCAAACTGTGCCTCTAAATCCCGCAGACCTTGAAAAAGAGTGCCCTGTTCGCCGCCGCTCTTTCGAAAGAGCCCTGTGCGCATTGGCGGGACAGACTCCGTCCAAATTGCATGAAAGTCGATGCCTTGAAAAAAAGAGCTCTGCTTGATCTCCGCTGCATTGGGCCTCGCTTGCGGATCCAGCGAAAGAAGCTTGTCAATAagctgtgcagcggcggaaGGAAATTGCGCTGGGAAAGTCAggtcgcggcgcaaaatTTTTTGAAATGTTTTGTACTcgtttgctgcgcgaaatggAGCATGTCCTGTGAACAGCTGGTACAAGACGCAGCCAAAAGCCCACCAGTCTGCCGGGATTCCCGCCACCTTATCGTTGAGCAGCTCAGGGCTTACATACTCCGCCGTGCCCACAAAGCTGCTGGACCGCTGCAAGCCTTTATCGTCGACTTCAAAAGGACTGCCGGCGCTTGATTCCACGCTTGCCGTTTCCGCATGCGCCGTGTTTTTCAAAATCTTTGCCGAGCCAAAATCGGTGACGAGAATGCGCATATCCTCATTGAGCAGTATGTTTTCCGGCTTGATATCGCGATGAACAACGCCAGCTTGATGGATACAGTCAATCGTATCAGcaagttgcgcagcgtAAAATGTCACAGATGTCACGTCGAGCGAGCCGTGCTTTTGCAAATGATGCAAAAACTCGCCGTTGGCAGCGAGTTCCAATACAAAGTCTAACGTGAGCGCGTGCGGTTACATACAAAGGCTTTCTCGGTCTTGAAATGCATGGTACAGTGTCACGATGCCAGGGCAATTGTGCAAGAGGCTTAACGCTTCTTTTTCGACACGCACATACTTTTGCTTTTTTTCTTTGAGGATGTGCACCTTGTCCAACACCTTGACAGCATACGGCTGTGGTTCCTTGCCGTTGGCTAGTTTCAATGAGATTGTATTATTGTCCAGCTGGCCGGCGGCTGCCTGCAGCACCGACGGCCTGTTCCTCAGTGCAGCACGCTCGTCCTCAGGAAAGTCGTACACATCCCACGCTTTCATCACAGTAGAATAAGAGCCTTCGCCAAGGATCTCGCCAAATATATAGTCGTTTGGCGTGCGCCGACGGTGTGCagaggcgcgcgatgcaggacGCCCATCGCTGTGCGCTTTACGCTGTGATGAAGATGACGCGCCAGAGTAGTCTACGGTTTTTGCCGTGCCGTGCTCCGACACTTCTTGGCACCGTGTTTGCAGTGGCAAGATGGGCGGCGATAAGCCACTGCGAGCGCGACCAGGCGAAGGAGAACGCGGTTTCAACGTGCTGCTGGACGACCGAATGGAGCTCCGCATTTTTGACTCTGCATCGGTCAAAtccacgctgcgcaaactCTCGAATTTGGGCAGTCCAGCACAAGAATCGTCGCAAGGAATcggtgcgcttggcgtAGCAGGGGCTCGTGCAAAGCCAGCGCGGGCCTCCATGCGAACGACCTCAGCAGGCGTGAGATCAAAAGTGCGGTCGTCTTTAGGCAAGTAACTATGCGTTGCATGCCCCGTCGTGTCTGAGAAAGGTGGATCAGTATCAGGATGCGTGATCGTTTCATGGTAAATGCTGGATGGCGCAGGAATGCGAGTATGGAGCGGCGAAGGTCGCATGTTCACTTGCGACGCTGCTAATGTACCGTTGCTGGTCAAAAATGTATTCTCGCCCATTTGGATAAAAGGTTCCAACGCAAATTTCTGCCCAGCAAGTGCGTCGCTCGGCACTTGACTTGCGCCGGGAAAGCGTCGTGCGACACTTGGGCCATTGCGAAATATCCAGTCGTCGTTAAGCTGCTTTGGTAAGTACCGCTGCCGCTCGACACCTTGGTCTCCGCCGGAAACGGGCGTGTAGTTTCCATCACGCACCGCCCCCACGCTCgttccttgcgcagcgttttCGGGAGAAGCCCACGTGCCCCACGGCATGGCCTTTTGTATTGGCGGCGCCAAGCCCTCCATAAGCTCTTGCGATGGCCGCCCGTACCAGCGAACATTTCCAAGCGGAGGTGCTCTAAATGGTGCAGCCTCAATGCTGCTCGTACTGTTTGCGGAAGATGCACTGCTGCTGGACAAGGTGCGCTCCACACTTGCAATCCCGTCGCTTCCCTCTGGATGCTCGCGAACGTTAGGAGCGGAACGCATAGACCCGTCAGAAGTATACGCATATGTCCGGCTGGTTGACACAGATACCGAAGCAGTACTCTTCGTCTCGGAGCTCGATTTCTGCATGGACGGCGCAATGCGGGGTTCGGTCAGCGTACTCTGCCGGGCGTGCCCGTGTGCGTCTCTTTCATTTCCTGCTAAGATACCGCATGTATCTGCGTGCGTCATAGTGGCTCGGCTGAGATGAAAACACCTTACGCCGGGCAGCTAAGTACGACACGATCGCGCGCCAGGAGTTCACTACGCGGGTGTTGGACCTACGGGACACATCCAGTTAGCAGACGTTCACGTGATTTATAAAGAGGCTTGCTACGTGCTGTCCTGCTCGGTCTCTTCTTCGTctggcgcgccaaaagagATGGGCGCAGAGCCGAAGGAAAACTTTCCGCCCGAAGATACTCCTGTAGTGTTGGCAAATGAGGGGCCAATAGCGGCTTTCGTAAATGTAGTAGGGGTGTCGTCATTTGGTGCTGCCACAGGCTTTGTCCCGAACGAGAAGCGATGCGGCGATGTTTGCGTCGAGGAGGGCGAAGTGCCCGCACTGCCAAAGCTGAAGCTTGAGTTAGACATGGAAGGTTGTGTAGCACTACCAAATGTAATAGGCTTTGTAGTACCGACAACGGGTGTGTTCTTCTCGGGCGTTTTTTGCGATGACTCggccggcgctgcgtcgcgctggccAAAGGAGAGCGCAGGGGCAGAAAAGGCGTCAGTGGCGGTGGACGCACCAGGGACATCAGGCGCGCACTCTTTCTTGGCATCCGCGGGAGCGCTTACTTTGTGGCCCGCAAATGCAAACCCGCCCTTGGGAATGTCGAATACAGGGCCggtcggcgcggcgtctgtAGCGTTCGTGGTTTTGGCAGCGTCGCTCAGTTTAGTACCTGCAAATGCAAATCCACCGCTGGGTACAAAAAACGTGGGCGCCGCAGGTTTGGGCGCCGCCTCGACGTCCTTGAAGTCCGCTTGGGCGATCCCGGGGTCGGTCTTATGACTCGCTGCTGGCGGCGTTGCTTCTACCTGTTTGTCCGCCttgggcgctgcaaaagaaaAGCCACCAGATACAGGGAAAGCCGGTGTTTTCGGTGTATTTTTTTGCAGTGACGCACGCTCCGCATCCTTGCTCATATCTTTTGCCGAAGAAAACGGAGACGCGTTTTTCGCGGCAGCATCAAAAGAGATTGCACTAAATTGCGGCGGCTGAGGCTTCGTTTCCGTATACAAATTTCTTTCCACTTGCGCCTCAGATATGCTGCCCGTGGTACGCGCATTAAAAGGACGCGATGAGAATCCGCCGCCCAGCGGTGCGTCTGCTATGACTTGGGGCAGCTGCGAAGACGGCGATTTCGGTGTAGCGCAATCCGCTCCAAGTGACGTACTTTCAGGCTGATGACTGGAAAAAGTACCTGTAGTATACTCACGGCCCGTATGCTTGGCCTCATCCGTGGAAACTGCGCTCTTGACGGGCACGGTCGCTGACACCGCGTCGGGCTCGGGCTCGGGCTCGGGCGGAGGGACTGCAAGATGTTTCTGTGGAAGCCACCTGCGAGAAACCTCTTCGTGATGGTGCTTATATTGCGTGCAGATACTCTCCAACAGCGGCGTGTAATCTGCACAGTCGCTGGACTTGTTGAGCAAATGCACAAACTCTTTGATCAACGACCAGTTCAGCCCACGTAGCGCGGTGTAAAATTCGACAAGTGTGTCCTGCGAAGGCACCAACACAGCATCGGCAGACACAAGGTCTCTGGAGCTGGCGCTGTGCGAGTTCGACACGGACGTGGAAGCATTTGGTTTTGCGCCTGCGAACGACGTCGTACCTACACTGAGCGCATTTGAGTTCAATTGTACCCCAGTAAACGGAGAGCTGGATGCTCCAGCAAAGATCCCCGCAAATGGATTTGGTTTCGGTGCCTCTACCGATGGGCTCTGCAccgtcgcgctcttgcgcttcggcaaGCCACGCATCGGTCGCTCCTGTCTCTGTGTAGCGGGCTTTTGTTAGCTACTGCATCACGTACCTGTGTCCCGACATTATCGGCCCCTTCTGCGGCTACAGCGTGCGGGTCGCTTCCGtcctcgcgctggatctgGCGCTCCGCAATGCGCTTCATCCTGGGCAAGCGTCCACCGGTGCGCGCACTAGCCACATCCGGCCGAGTCAAGGTACACACCTTCATAAATTGGTGctggcgccgtcgcgcgcctgcgctggcTATGGCCGGCCCGCCTGCGTACTTGGACACGAGCGAGGCTGCTGTGCACCTGGACCAGCagtcgcgcgcgtttgTATGGGAAGAAGAGAACGAGGAATGGGAATGGAATGGGCGTGCACCTGATAAGGGCGAGACGTACACTACGCAAGGGAGATGGATCAAGGCCATCGGTGCAGACGAGATCAGCAAGCAGCAAGCGGCATACAGCATACAAGGTGTCGATGAGAGTGTAGGTACTTGAAGCAAGCAGCACTTACAAGGGAGATCCCTGTGGCACCCGTATTGAAGCGGCAGCAGGGCGGAatgaagcgcaagcaggaaGCGCAGCCAGCGTCCGGCCCcacgaaaaagacgcgGCCCAACACGGCTGTGTATGTAAGTGACTTGCCGCTTGATGCGGATCGCGAAGAAATAGCGCAGGTATTTGCACGGTACGGTGTGCTATTAGAGGACGATCAAggcgagccgcgcgtgaAGCTGTACCACGACTCTCAGACTGGCGCGTTCAAAGGCGAGGCGCTGGTCGTGTACTTTAAGCCTGAGAGTGTAGAGCTGGCGATTCAGCTTCTCGACGACTCATATCTGCGTGCCGCCAAAGGCGTTACAAGTGGCCCGCAGATGCACGtagagcgcgccgagtttcgcgccgagcccagcgccgagggCGAGGCTGCACAAGCTAAGCCGCGTACACTTACTGAGACGGAGAAGAAGTcgatccagcggcgcatgagCCGCATGCACAACAAGATCAACGACTGGGACTCGGGCTCTgaggaggagcgcgcggGTCCcagcgcacaggcgcgcacTGTCATTTTGAAAAAAATGTTTACGCTTGCAGAGCTAGACCAGGATCCGACGATGCTGCTGGACCTCAAGCAGGACGTGCGTGAAGAATGCGAGCTGTTGGGTACAGTGACCAACGTTGTGCTGTGGGACAAGGAGCCCGAGGGCGTGATGACGGTGCGGTTTAAAGAACcccgcgcagcacgcgccgcggcgcagaagaTGGAAGGGCGCTATTTTGCggggcggcgcatcgccgcttTTCTTGCCGATGGCCGCCCCAAGTTCCGGCGCACTGTagatgacgacgacggaGAACAgcgcgcagacgcattCGGCGAGTGGCTCGATCGTGGGGGCGACTAGTTTCCTATAGAATGCGCTACTTTATCCGGGTGATAATTTGTTGGTTCAGTTGCAtgagcgctgcgcgtgcatcgctctCCGGAAGCGTTCGCAATGCTTCCTCCGCAAGGAACGCATGGTATCGGGCAAGCTCTGCCGTGCGTTCCAGTCCACCCGAGCGACGCACAATagcgagcgcctcttgcacaTCGCCCTCGCGGCTAAAACGGCGCCGTACCATCTCGCCCATGCCCGAGTCCGGCAGTTCCTGCCAGGCGTACAGCACCGGTGCAGTTGCAAGCCCGAGCTGCAGGTCAGCGCCGCCCGAGGGCTTGCCGAACGCTTCTGAGCTAGACTTGAAGTCAAGCAGGTCGTCGACTAGCTGGAAAGCAATGCCAACGTTGCGCCCAAACACGTAAGCTGTATCGCATATCTTGGCCATCGCTGCACGTTGTGTCGCATCCAGCGTGTCGCGCTCTGCAGTACTCTGTCCACAGCCCCCCAGCACCACCGCAGAGCGCGCAGATTTCGCGAGCAATGACGCAGTTTTTAAGTACGTCTTTTGCAAATAATAGCGGAACATTTCTGCAGTCGGGCCGTTTTCTggctgcgacgcgccgcttgccCAGAACGTGTCGAGGATGTAGTCGCTGGGGAGCGTCGCTCCCACGTCTGTAACAGGTAGCTGCTCCAtagattgcgcgcgcatctgcatcACCTCGCCTTCGACCAGGTTCGCGATCACGGTAGACATAAGCTCAATCACTTCGGGGTCGCGCAGACGCGCAAGTGCGATTGAGGCACGGCCAAGCAAAAAGTCGCCGCCAAGGATGCTCAGCTTGTTGCCAAACGTGCTCGGTGCCGACGGCTCACCGCGACGCATGGGCGAAGCGTCGATTACGTCGTCGTGTAGCAAGGATGCAACGTGGATCATTTCCGTGATCTCAgcgaggcggcgctgagTGGGAAGAATCGCTTGCTGCAGTGCAGGACGGTACGGCTTCGACACAATGGGGTAggcgggcgcagcgccatcCGGTGCGCTGGGGTTCACATCGTTAAGCACGCGCTCTGGGCTGATCGTCTCGTCCACATCTGCACCAATCCCCGCAATGCGTTCATTGGCCCAAGCCGGGCTCAGGCCGTTCGTCGCTTTGGCAATTAGCATCACAACCATGGGCCGCACGTGCTTCCCTTCCGCTTGGAAATAGTACTTCCCAATCTTATCCAGCGAGGGGTGCCCGCTGCCGAGTAGGGACGCTATGTTGTGCCGCGTAGAAGACAGCTCTTGGCCCACGACATCCAACgggtcgcgcagcatcgcatTCACATTTTCACCACCTACAAGTGCTTGCTTCGCATTGTCCAGCACACCCGACCATCCGGACGCATTGTGCAAAAAAGCACACGCACACAAGGGCACACGGCGAACCGTGCGCCATCGTCCACGCACGCACCACAGCGTCATGGCCTTTGCATAAAAGCGGTACGGCGACGAAAGAAACAAGTTGTTTAGTCAGCGTATTGGAACGCCGACACGTTGGTAGGTTGCACGTATGCAAGCGCATACACTGCCGCagatcgcgcgcgagctaTGCTGCAGTGgtactgcgccgcggcctgtgctgcgccgcacagtcATGCTGGCCGGTCTGGGTAACTATATACATCCTACTACGCGGCACTCGATCGGCCAATTTGtcctcgcgccgctcattGCACGTGCGGAGGTTCACGATAGGAACGTACGGGCCCACATTGCGTCGATCATGGCGCGGAGGCGGCCAGAGGATGGATTGCCGTCATTTCCTCTGCCTGATCCGGCGGAGCCACAGCCATTTCGCATGGTGCGTGCCGCAAAAGGATGGCTCGCG contains:
- the HEM13 gene encoding coproporphyrinogen oxidase (TransMembrane:1 (i12-32o); BUSCO:EOG09262CUO; EggNog:ENOG503NUJX; COG:H); translated protein: MAGAARASLNRGLAVVGLGGAAAVTFMLQNAYNSSADCTAENAPNLKTTLSSTINIEDLDPAAVSDTSKPMSERMTTYVRLVQKKLVESIQGLENTGSASGSPAQFLVESWKRKEGGEGISCVLQDGIIFEKAGVNVSVVYGNLPSAAIRQMSADHDGILQKLGYNVGGDDADVDALPFFATGVSTVIHPLNPYAPTGHMNLRYFEIRHPRTLKNGQVNPRYTKNEPAAWWFGGGCDLTPNYLIPEDARYFHEQIKSSLEMQDPAFYPAWKKWCDKYFWIVHRKESRGVGGVFFDDLTLPSWSKGKKSFIPLYNGEKSVDTQLVGAKQHDENTLFEAVQAVGNTFIPAYLTIVQRRKDLLFNHFNKDWQRLRRGRYAEFNLVYDRGTKFGLQTPGARMESILMSLPPQATWKYMDAISGTGREQSEAATKFSIEQDRAFPPEEVEARRKMQATLENPQQWV
- a CDS encoding uncharacterized protein (SECRETED:SignalP(1-20)), which produces MQAYSYCTILFFLLAVLVAAHDESTIQTQHMLRARKNFDECGGAKELQVLKRTLSDALPKLRTSLKSVSDDDQKIEHAVSNVRRLLVKVEDLC
- a CDS encoding uncharacterized protein (COG:A; EggNog:ENOG503NX26), translating into MAGPPAYLDTSEAAVHLDQQSRAFVWEEENEEWEWNGRAPDKGETYTTQGRWIKAIGADEISKQQAAYSIQGVDESVALTREIPVAPVLKRQQGGMKRKQEAQPASGPTKKTRPNTAVYVSDLPLDADREEIAQVFARYGVLLEDDQGEPRVKLYHDSQTGAFKGEALVVYFKPESVELAIQLLDDSYLRAAKGVTSGPQMHVERAEFRAEPSAEGEAAQAKPRTLTETEKKSIQRRMSRMHNKINDWDSGSEEERAGPSAQARTVILKKMFTLAELDQDPTMLLDLKQDVREECELLGTVTNVVLWDKEPEGVMTVRFKEPRAARAAAQKMEGRYFAGRRIAAFLADGRPKFRRTVDDDDGEQRADAFGEWLDRGGD
- a CDS encoding uncharacterized protein (COG:S; EggNog:ENOG503P3PH) → MAQILTATGSTFAKKYVDNFSKRFEPEDPYYETYEHNGKQKRRKRPLPQGLTRKEEKILRKVLRRAHYLDKGFNICGMRFGWTFLIGLIPLAGDLVDALLNYNLIIKKCKQVDKYVMLANNSVSIGLGLVPIVGDIDMRERAAENLRNQASGTNAGTPAVPPRPAGGKSSLMQPMSY
- the COQ1 gene encoding tRNA dimethylallyltransferase (BUSCO:EOG092634B5; COG:H; EggNog:ENOG503NV2J), which translates into the protein MTLWCVRGRWRTVRRVPLCACAFLHNASGWSGVLDNAKQALVGGENVNAMLRDPLDVVGQELSSTRHNIASLLGSGHPSLDKIGKYYFQAEGKHVRPMVVMLIAKATNGLSPAWANERIAGIGADVDETISPERVLNDVNPSAPDGAAPAYPIVSKPYRPALQQAILPTQRRLAEITEMIHVASLLHDDVIDASPMRRGEPSAPSTFGNKLSILGGDFLLGRASIALARLRDPEVIELMSTVIANLVEGEVMQMRAQSMEQLPVTDVGATLPSDYILDTFWASGASQPENGPTAEMFRYYLQKTYLKTASLLAKSARSAVVLGGCGQSTAERDTLDATQRAAMAKICDTAYVFGRNVGIAFQLVDDLLDFKSSSEAFGKPSGGADLQLGLATAPVLYAWQELPDSGMGEMVRRRFSREGDVQEALAIVRRSGGLERTAELARYHAFLAEEALRTLPESDARAALMQLNQQIITRIK
- the PDK1 gene encoding non-specific serine/threonine protein kinase (EggNog:ENOG503NWKX; COG:T) — its product is MQKSSSETKSTASVSVSTSRTYAYTSDGSMRSAPNVREHPEGSDGIASVERTLSSSSASSANSTSSIEAAPFRAPPLGNVRWYGRPSQELMEGLAPPIQKAMPWGTWASPENAAQGTSVGAVRDGNYTPVSGGDQGVERQRYLPKQLNDDWIFRNGPSVARRFPGASQVPSDALAGQKFALEPFIQMGENTFLTSNGTLAASQVNMRPSPLHTRIPAPSSIYHETITHPDTDPPFSDTTGHATHSYLPKDDRTFDLTPAEVVRMEARAGFARAPATPSAPIPCDDSCAGLPKFESLRSVDLTDAESKMRSSIRSSSSTLKPRSPSPGRARSGLSPPILPLQTRCQEVSEHGTAKTVDYSGASSSSQRKAHSDGRPASRASAHRRRTPNDYIFGEILGEGSYSTVMKAWDVYDFPEDERAALRNRPSVLQAAAGQLDNNTISLKLANGKEPQPYAVKVLDKVHILKEKKQKYVRVEKEALSLLHNCPGIVTLYHAFQDRESLYFVLELAANGEFLHHLQKHGSLDVTSVTFYAAQLADTIDCIHQAGVVHRDIKPENILLNEDMRILVTDFGSAKILKNTAHAETASVESSAGSPFEVDDKGLQRSSSFVGTAEYVSPELLNDKVAGIPADWWAFGCVLYQLFTGHAPFRAANEYKTFQKILRRDLTFPAQFPSAAAQLIDKLLSLDPQARPNAAEIKQSSFFQGIDFHAIWTESVPPMRTGLFRKSGGEQGTLFQGLRDLEAQFEELNRTHTLDDKPRHSETRFTQSGVSADEESISTSCESRSTSLTHSRTPNVTRAAPTAYIQHGTHTGTSSPLSGSERRLEERTTFITELYDDLLLLHEVVNFSSPIVLRRTGAGSMFVKRCQLLLTSYPRLLCVREGARTLNVLCEVILRPIPAYSAASESVPLARTRSQHSTSSRKDHGTSLKRQPSLPSGTWQQTISRSFSKMGSRGAGALNRWNSVMGIRPDTGTHERRDAEARAAFSTDHTNWLLDVEPRGSKGFVVHTPARQHIFHDPSGDPVYWIQCIREAQHQYAVSQS